The following coding sequences lie in one Sinorhizobium fredii USDA 257 genomic window:
- a CDS encoding DUF3108 domain-containing protein: protein MGLSGMMLRTGFCVPALLAAATFSTACFAAEIEHQTDYSIALAGLPLARASFHTEVEQNRYTISGTLNSAGLVNIISPTSGQTRVSGMIGRDRLRATQYSMSYRSGKKARAISVSFRNGNVVRASMVPKRTPLPKNWVPVTSRDMRNVLDPLSGLIIPAATRVCPNTLPIFDGESRLDIKLSAKGTRNFKTKGFDGEVIVCGVRFVPKAGYRKGREDVEYLRRLETMEIWYAKSNTVDVYAPVYVRIPTKIGPVTVSATRFGG from the coding sequence ATGGGGCTTTCGGGCATGATGTTGCGCACTGGTTTTTGCGTGCCGGCACTCCTGGCCGCCGCGACGTTTTCCACAGCCTGCTTCGCCGCGGAAATCGAGCATCAAACGGACTACAGCATAGCGCTTGCCGGCCTGCCGCTGGCGCGCGCCTCGTTTCACACCGAGGTCGAGCAGAATCGCTACACGATTTCGGGAACGTTGAATTCAGCCGGCTTGGTGAACATTATCAGCCCGACCTCCGGCCAGACACGGGTTTCCGGCATGATCGGCCGCGACCGCCTTCGAGCGACCCAATATTCGATGTCCTATCGCAGCGGAAAAAAGGCGCGGGCGATCAGCGTCAGCTTCCGCAACGGCAATGTGGTACGCGCAAGCATGGTCCCGAAGCGCACGCCTTTGCCGAAGAATTGGGTGCCGGTGACGAGCCGCGACATGCGCAACGTGCTCGATCCGCTCTCTGGATTGATCATTCCGGCGGCGACCCGCGTCTGTCCCAACACGCTGCCTATCTTCGACGGCGAATCGCGACTCGACATAAAGCTGTCGGCCAAGGGGACGCGGAACTTCAAGACCAAGGGCTTCGACGGCGAGGTCATCGTCTGCGGCGTCCGTTTCGTGCCGAAGGCTGGATACAGGAAGGGTCGCGAGGACGTCGAATATCTGCGCCGCCTGGAAACGATGGAAATATGGTACGCGAAGTCGAATACGGTCGACGTCTATGCCCCGGTCTATGTTCGCATTCCGACGAAGATCGGACCGGTGACCGTCTCTGCGACGCGGTTTGGCGGGTAG
- the gloB gene encoding hydroxyacylglutathione hydrolase, with amino-acid sequence MAALELDLFLCRTDNFGVLIHDPETGATASIDAPEEQPILEALERRGWRLTHILTTHHHGDHVAANVSLKERFGVTIIGPKGEASKISGLDKQVAHGERFDFAGHPVEVIETPGHTAGHICFHLPQDKLLFAADTLFALGCGRLFEGSAETMWQSLNRLMALPDDTSVYFGHEYTLSNAHFAVTIDPDNTALKERAAEIEETRSDGGFTAPTTIGVEKRTNPFLRAGDPKIRAHLDMEKASDAAVFAEIRKRKDNF; translated from the coding sequence ATGGCCGCGCTCGAACTTGACCTCTTCCTCTGCCGCACCGACAATTTTGGTGTGCTGATCCACGATCCGGAGACCGGCGCAACGGCGTCGATCGATGCTCCGGAGGAGCAACCGATCCTCGAGGCGCTGGAGCGGCGCGGGTGGCGGCTTACCCACATCCTGACGACCCATCACCACGGCGACCACGTGGCGGCGAATGTCAGCCTGAAGGAACGTTTCGGCGTGACGATCATTGGCCCGAAGGGCGAGGCGTCGAAGATCTCGGGGCTCGACAAGCAAGTGGCTCATGGCGAACGCTTCGACTTCGCCGGCCATCCGGTCGAGGTGATCGAAACGCCGGGGCATACCGCGGGGCACATCTGCTTCCATCTGCCCCAGGACAAATTGCTCTTCGCCGCCGATACGCTGTTCGCGCTCGGGTGCGGGCGGCTGTTCGAAGGATCGGCCGAGACGATGTGGCAATCGCTCAATCGGCTGATGGCGCTTCCCGACGATACCTCCGTCTATTTCGGCCACGAATACACCCTCTCGAATGCCCATTTTGCCGTGACGATCGATCCGGACAACACGGCGCTGAAAGAACGCGCCGCCGAGATCGAGGAGACCCGTTCGGACGGCGGCTTCACCGCACCGACGACGATCGGCGTCGAGAAAAGGACGAACCCGTTCTTGCGCGCCGGCGATCCGAAAATCCGCGCCCATCTCGACATGGAGAAGGCGAGCGATGCGGCCGTCTTCGCGGAGATCCGCAAGCGCAAGGACAATTTCTGA
- a CDS encoding cupin domain-containing protein — protein MRTSRETTAATIIETLGLVRHPEGGWYVETFRDADGGSRGHSTAIYYLLEKGDRSHWHRVRDAVEIWHYYAGAPLELSIAEPNRPAVHVRLGPDLPGGERPQQVVPADWWQSAASLGDWTLVGCTVAPGFDFSAFEMAPLDWRPRQDHER, from the coding sequence ATGCGCACCTCGCGGGAGACGACGGCGGCAACGATTATCGAAACGCTAGGGCTGGTCAGACATCCGGAAGGCGGCTGGTACGTCGAAACCTTCCGGGATGCCGACGGCGGATCGCGCGGCCATTCGACGGCAATCTACTATCTCCTCGAAAAGGGCGACCGATCGCATTGGCACCGCGTCCGCGACGCCGTGGAGATCTGGCACTATTACGCCGGGGCACCGCTCGAACTCAGCATTGCCGAACCGAATAGGCCTGCGGTGCACGTGCGACTCGGCCCGGACCTTCCCGGCGGAGAAAGGCCACAACAGGTCGTCCCCGCCGACTGGTGGCAATCGGCCGCTTCGCTCGGAGACTGGACGCTGGTCGGCTGCACGGTCGCACCCGGCTTCGATTTTTCCGCTTTCGAGATGGCGCCGCTCGATTGGCGGCCGCGACAAGATCACGAACGATAG
- a CDS encoding esterase-like activity of phytase family protein — protein MLRTLAVLFLLASTAAAEAEAPCEIVPIRSRQISQFKVGSDATTFGRLEFIGGIEMTSPNALFGAVSAIRFRPDGESFAAVLDTGHWVEGAVVRDEAGMLQGLTDLAITAMTDGNGAAQLEKWKVDSEGLALRDGAVIVSFEQASRVDVYPDPGCAASRPIGQISLPFPVEELRSNGGLETIAIAPKDGPLSGAAVIVAERSVDTSGNLLAGILDGPMRGAFSVVRQDPYAVTDGAFLPNGDMLILERRFNFSSGLGMRIRRLAAADIRPGAVVDGEVLLEADMSYQIDNMEGLDVVSRPDGDMRVILVSDDNHSILERNLMLEFRLKDDANRTGADRNNADSSSSALN, from the coding sequence ATGCTCCGAACCCTTGCCGTTCTCTTCCTGTTGGCATCGACCGCCGCCGCCGAGGCGGAAGCGCCGTGTGAGATCGTTCCGATCCGAAGCCGGCAAATCTCACAGTTCAAGGTCGGTTCCGACGCCACGACGTTCGGCAGGCTCGAATTCATCGGCGGCATCGAAATGACCTCGCCCAATGCGCTGTTCGGCGCAGTTTCGGCGATCCGCTTCCGGCCCGACGGAGAATCCTTCGCCGCCGTCCTGGATACAGGGCATTGGGTCGAGGGCGCCGTCGTTCGCGACGAGGCGGGTATGCTTCAGGGGCTGACCGACCTTGCCATCACCGCGATGACCGACGGCAATGGTGCGGCGCAGCTCGAAAAGTGGAAGGTGGATTCCGAAGGGCTGGCGCTGCGCGATGGCGCGGTGATCGTCAGCTTCGAGCAGGCGTCACGCGTCGATGTCTATCCCGACCCGGGCTGTGCCGCCTCGAGGCCCATCGGCCAGATCAGCCTGCCCTTTCCGGTCGAGGAACTGCGCAGCAATGGCGGATTGGAGACGATCGCAATTGCACCGAAGGATGGGCCGCTTTCCGGTGCTGCCGTGATCGTCGCGGAACGCAGCGTCGACACGTCCGGCAATCTCCTGGCGGGCATCCTCGACGGACCGATGCGGGGCGCGTTCTCGGTGGTGCGCCAAGACCCCTATGCGGTCACTGATGGCGCATTCCTGCCGAACGGGGATATGCTCATCCTCGAACGCCGCTTCAATTTCTCTTCGGGGCTCGGAATGCGCATTCGCCGGCTCGCGGCCGCCGATATCCGGCCGGGTGCGGTGGTCGACGGCGAGGTGCTGCTCGAGGCCGACATGAGCTACCAGATCGACAATATGGAAGGCCTCGATGTGGTCTCCCGGCCCGATGGCGACATGCGGGTGATCCTGGTTTCCGACGACAATCACTCGATCCTCGAGCGCAACCTGATGCTTGAGTTTCGACTGAAAGACGACGCCAACCGAACAGGCGCGGATCGAAACAACGCCGACTCTTCCTCATCCGCTTTAAATTGA
- a CDS encoding BolA family protein, with the protein MSLQSRIEEKLEKAFHPERLMVINESHLHAGHQPGFDGGGDTHMRIRIVSSAFAGMSRVARHRAINDLLKSELDAGLHALAVEPAAPGEPTRW; encoded by the coding sequence ATGTCGCTGCAAAGCCGTATCGAAGAGAAGCTTGAGAAGGCCTTCCATCCCGAACGGCTGATGGTGATCAACGAGAGCCATCTGCATGCCGGCCACCAGCCGGGTTTCGACGGCGGCGGCGACACCCACATGCGCATCCGCATCGTGTCCAGTGCCTTCGCCGGCATGAGCCGTGTGGCCCGCCACCGGGCCATTAACGACCTGTTGAAATCCGAGCTCGATGCTGGCCTGCATGCGCTTGCCGTCGAGCCGGCTGCGCCAGGCGAGCCGACGCGCTGGTGA
- a CDS encoding HlyC/CorC family transporter, which translates to MSAEALWLFLADHWLPLLSVICLLLLSAFFSGSEAALTATSRARMHTLESNGDRRAGVVNRLIERRDRLVGTLLLGNNLVTILATSLTTSLLLGLVGNFAVLIATVSMTVLLVLFCEVLPKSWAIASPDRFALAVAHMVRRFVAVAGPISALINAIVRRLLNLSGVNVASDRPMLSAQEELRGAVDLLHREGAVIKADRDRLGGVLDLGELEVSDIMIHRTAMQAVNTEEPPEVCVREILGSPFTRLPLWRGSTDNIIGVVHSKDLQRALAEPGVEPHTIDIVRIAQKPWFVPDTTNLKDQLNAFLRRKLHLAIVVDEYGQVQGLVTLEDILEEIVGDIADEHDLDIQGVRQEADGSIVVDGSVPIRDLNRALDWSLPDEEATTVAGLVIHEAKSIPEERQAFTFYGKRFIVMKRVKNRITKLRIRPAEEEAAGL; encoded by the coding sequence ATGAGCGCCGAGGCGTTATGGCTCTTTCTGGCGGACCATTGGCTGCCGCTCCTTTCGGTCATCTGCCTTCTGCTCCTTTCGGCTTTCTTCTCCGGGTCTGAGGCGGCCTTGACCGCAACCTCCCGGGCGCGCATGCACACGCTCGAGAGCAATGGCGACCGGCGGGCCGGCGTCGTCAATCGCCTGATCGAGCGGCGTGACCGCCTGGTTGGAACGCTGCTCCTCGGCAACAACCTCGTCACCATTCTCGCGACGTCGCTGACGACCAGCCTATTGCTCGGCCTCGTCGGCAACTTTGCCGTGCTGATCGCCACGGTCAGCATGACGGTGCTGCTCGTTCTCTTCTGCGAGGTGCTGCCGAAGAGCTGGGCGATCGCCTCTCCCGATCGGTTCGCGCTTGCCGTGGCGCATATGGTAAGACGCTTCGTGGCGGTCGCTGGCCCCATATCCGCGCTTATCAATGCGATCGTCCGCCGCCTCCTGAACCTCTCCGGCGTGAATGTCGCCTCTGACAGGCCGATGCTTTCGGCCCAGGAGGAACTGCGCGGCGCCGTCGACCTGCTGCATCGGGAAGGGGCGGTGATCAAGGCGGACCGCGACCGGCTCGGCGGCGTGCTCGACCTCGGCGAACTCGAGGTGTCCGACATCATGATTCACCGCACCGCCATGCAGGCGGTCAACACGGAGGAGCCGCCGGAGGTCTGCGTCCGGGAGATACTCGGAAGTCCCTTCACGCGCCTGCCGCTGTGGCGCGGCTCGACCGACAACATCATCGGCGTCGTCCATTCGAAGGATCTCCAGAGGGCGCTGGCCGAACCCGGCGTCGAGCCGCACACGATCGACATCGTCAGGATCGCGCAGAAGCCATGGTTCGTGCCAGACACGACCAATCTCAAGGACCAGCTCAACGCCTTCCTGCGGCGTAAGCTGCATCTGGCCATCGTCGTCGACGAATACGGCCAAGTCCAAGGCCTCGTCACGCTGGAGGACATTCTCGAGGAAATCGTCGGCGACATTGCCGACGAGCACGATCTCGATATCCAGGGCGTTCGCCAGGAAGCCGACGGATCGATCGTCGTCGATGGCTCCGTGCCGATCCGCGACCTAAACCGGGCGCTCGACTGGTCGCTGCCGGACGAGGAGGCGACGACGGTCGCCGGTCTGGTCATCCACGAAGCCAAGAGCATTCCGGAGGAGCGGCAGGCTTTCACCTTCTACGGCAAGCGCTTCATCGTCATGAAGCGGGTGAAGAACCGGATCACCAAGCTACGTATCCGCCCGGCCGAAGAGGAGGCGGCAGGGCTCTAG
- the cobS gene encoding cobaltochelatase subunit CobS: MSKIDLDISNLPDTTVSVREAFGIDTDLRVPAYSKGDAYVPELDPDYLFDRETTLAILAGFAHNRRVMVSGYHGTGKSTHIEQVASRLNWPCVRINLDSHVSRIDLVGKDAIVVKDGLQITEFKDGILPWAYQHNVALVFDEYDAGRPDVMFVIQRVLESSGRLTLLDQSRVIRPHPAFRLFATANTIGLGDTTGLYHGTQQINQAQMDRWSIVTALNYLPHDKEVDIVAAKVKGFTADKGRDTVSKMVRVADLTRAAFINGDLSTVMSPRTVITWAENAHIFGDIAFAFRVTFLNKCDELERALVAEHYQRAFGVELKESAANIVLEATA, from the coding sequence ATGAGCAAGATTGACCTCGACATTTCCAACCTCCCCGACACGACGGTCTCTGTCCGGGAGGCTTTCGGCATTGATACGGATCTGCGCGTTCCCGCCTATTCGAAGGGCGATGCCTATGTGCCCGAACTCGATCCCGACTATCTCTTCGACCGGGAAACCACACTCGCCATTCTTGCAGGCTTTGCGCACAACCGACGCGTGATGGTTTCCGGCTATCACGGCACCGGCAAATCGACCCATATCGAGCAGGTGGCGTCGCGCCTCAACTGGCCCTGCGTGCGCATCAATCTCGACAGCCATGTCAGCCGTATCGATCTCGTCGGCAAGGATGCAATCGTCGTCAAGGATGGGCTGCAGATCACCGAATTCAAGGACGGCATCCTGCCCTGGGCCTATCAGCACAACGTCGCGCTCGTCTTCGACGAGTATGATGCCGGCCGGCCGGACGTGATGTTCGTCATCCAGCGCGTGCTGGAGTCCTCCGGCCGGCTGACACTGCTCGACCAGAGCCGCGTCATCCGCCCGCACCCGGCCTTCCGCCTGTTCGCCACCGCCAACACGATCGGCCTCGGCGATACGACCGGGCTCTATCACGGCACGCAGCAGATCAACCAGGCGCAGATGGACCGCTGGTCGATCGTAACCGCGCTCAACTACCTGCCGCATGACAAGGAAGTCGACATCGTCGCTGCCAAGGTGAAGGGGTTCACCGCCGACAAGGGCCGCGATACCGTGTCGAAGATGGTGCGCGTCGCCGATCTCACCCGCGCCGCCTTCATCAACGGGGATCTGTCGACCGTCATGAGCCCGCGAACGGTGATCACCTGGGCCGAAAACGCCCATATCTTCGGCGATATCGCCTTCGCCTTCCGTGTGACCTTCCTCAACAAGTGCGACGAGCTGGAGCGGGCGTTGGTCGCCGAGCATTACCAGCGTGCCTTTGGCGTCGAACTGAAGGAAAGCGCCGCCAACATCGTGCTGGAAGCCACGGCCTGA
- the cobT gene encoding cobaltochelatase subunit CobT, whose protein sequence is MSSNSKAKPQTRENAAEPFKRALSGCVRSIAGDAELEVAFANERPGMTGERIRLPELSKRPTRHELAVARGLGDSMALRKACHNDRIHATMSPQGADARAIFDAVEQARVEAIGAIRMPGVADNLSSMLEEKYAKGNFGAIDSQSDAPLEEAVALLVREKLTGKKPPASAGKVLDLWRDFIEQKAAADVRNLPAAVNDQQAFARVVRDMLASMDVAEKYGEDDIEPDDQESETDEDQPRSQEQDDNAGEEEEGSDAAPADENQSAEEQMEEGEMDGAEISDDDLQDEGDEDSETPGEVKRPNHPFADLNEKVDYAIYTREFDETITAEELCDEAELDRLRAFLDKQLAHLQGAVGRLANRLQRRLMAQQNRSWEFDLEEGVLDTARLQRVIIDPMQPLSFKREKDTNFRDTVVTLLIDNSGSMRGRPITVAATCADILARTLERCGVKVEILGFTTKAWKGGQAREKWLAGGKPQAPGRLNDLRHIVYKSADAPWRRARRNLGLMMREGLLKENIDGEALMWAHDRLLGRPEQRRILMMISDGAPVDDSTLSVNPGNYLERHLRAVIEQIETRSPVELLAIGIGHDVTRYYRRAVTIVDADELAGAMTEQLAALFEEEHRHGRVGRLRRAG, encoded by the coding sequence GTGAGCTCGAATTCCAAGGCGAAGCCGCAAACGAGGGAGAACGCCGCCGAACCGTTCAAGCGGGCGCTCTCCGGCTGCGTCCGGTCGATTGCCGGGGATGCGGAGCTCGAGGTCGCCTTTGCGAACGAGCGTCCGGGGATGACCGGCGAGCGCATCCGCCTGCCGGAGCTTTCCAAGCGTCCGACTCGGCACGAGCTCGCCGTGGCGCGCGGTCTGGGTGACTCGATGGCGCTGCGCAAGGCGTGCCACAACGACCGCATCCATGCGACCATGTCGCCGCAAGGCGCGGATGCGCGGGCAATCTTCGACGCCGTCGAGCAGGCGCGCGTCGAGGCGATCGGGGCGATCCGGATGCCCGGCGTCGCCGACAATCTCTCCTCAATGCTCGAGGAGAAATATGCCAAGGGCAATTTCGGCGCGATCGACAGCCAGTCGGATGCACCGCTCGAGGAGGCGGTGGCGCTCCTGGTGCGGGAGAAGCTGACCGGCAAGAAGCCGCCGGCCTCCGCCGGCAAGGTGCTCGACCTCTGGCGCGATTTCATCGAGCAGAAGGCCGCCGCCGACGTCAGAAACCTGCCCGCGGCGGTTAACGACCAGCAGGCCTTCGCCCGGGTCGTGCGCGACATGCTGGCTTCGATGGATGTCGCCGAAAAATACGGCGAGGACGATATCGAGCCAGACGACCAGGAAAGCGAGACCGACGAGGACCAGCCGCGCAGCCAGGAGCAGGACGACAACGCCGGCGAGGAGGAAGAGGGCTCCGACGCCGCCCCCGCCGACGAAAACCAGTCTGCCGAGGAGCAGATGGAAGAAGGCGAGATGGACGGCGCCGAGATCTCCGACGACGACCTTCAGGACGAGGGCGACGAGGACAGCGAAACGCCCGGCGAGGTCAAGCGGCCGAACCACCCCTTTGCGGACCTGAACGAAAAGGTCGATTACGCGATCTATACGCGCGAGTTCGACGAGACCATCACGGCCGAGGAGCTTTGCGACGAGGCGGAACTCGATCGTCTGCGCGCCTTCCTCGACAAGCAGCTCGCCCATCTGCAGGGGGCCGTCGGCCGCCTCGCCAACCGCCTGCAACGGCGGCTGATGGCGCAGCAGAACCGGTCCTGGGAGTTCGATCTCGAGGAGGGGGTTCTGGATACCGCCCGCCTGCAGCGGGTCATCATCGATCCGATGCAGCCGCTTTCCTTCAAGCGGGAGAAGGATACGAATTTCCGCGACACCGTCGTGACGCTGCTGATCGACAATTCCGGCTCGATGCGCGGCCGGCCGATCACCGTTGCCGCCACTTGCGCGGACATTCTCGCCCGCACGCTGGAGCGCTGCGGCGTCAAGGTCGAGATTCTCGGCTTCACCACCAAGGCCTGGAAGGGCGGGCAAGCGCGCGAGAAATGGCTCGCGGGCGGCAAGCCTCAAGCGCCGGGCCGCCTCAACGATCTGCGCCACATCGTCTACAAGTCGGCCGATGCGCCCTGGCGCCGCGCGCGCCGCAATCTCGGCCTGATGATGCGGGAAGGGCTGCTCAAGGAGAATATCGACGGCGAGGCGCTGATGTGGGCGCACGACCGCCTGCTCGGCCGGCCGGAGCAACGACGAATCCTGATGATGATCTCGGACGGTGCACCGGTCGACGATTCCACCCTGTCGGTGAATCCTGGCAACTATCTCGAGCGACACCTGCGCGCCGTCATCGAGCAGATCGAGACGCGTTCGCCGGTCGAGCTTCTGGCGATCGGCATCGGCCATGACGTGACGCGGTATTATCGCCGCGCCGTGACGATCGTCGATGCGGACGAACTTGCGGGCGCGATGACGGAGCAGCTTGCCGCCCTGTTCGAGGAAGAGCACCGGCACGGCCGCGTCGGACGCCTGCGCCGGGCCGGCTGA
- a CDS encoding VUT family protein, translating into MLINRMFFVYVALMTLVVVASNFLVQYPLPGSIAGMQLGDLLTWGAFSYPFAFLVTDLTNRHFGPRIARRVVIVGFVVAVALSFFAATPRIAIASGSAFLLGQLLDISVFNRLRRQSWWRAPLAGSLIGSGLDTAMFFSFAFAPSFVFLGPNDSFALEAAPLLGLMALDAPRWISWALGDLAVKILCGIVLLLPYGALMSVIKPMPAAKATA; encoded by the coding sequence ATGCTGATCAACCGTATGTTCTTTGTCTATGTGGCGCTGATGACACTGGTGGTCGTCGCGTCGAATTTCCTTGTGCAGTATCCGCTGCCCGGCTCGATCGCCGGCATGCAGCTCGGCGATCTCCTGACCTGGGGCGCTTTCAGCTATCCCTTCGCCTTCCTCGTTACCGACCTGACAAACCGCCATTTCGGCCCGCGCATCGCGCGCCGCGTCGTCATTGTGGGTTTCGTCGTCGCCGTCGCCCTCTCCTTCTTCGCCGCAACGCCGCGCATCGCGATCGCCTCGGGCTCTGCCTTCCTGCTCGGCCAGCTCCTCGACATCTCAGTGTTCAACCGGCTGCGGCGCCAAAGCTGGTGGCGCGCGCCGCTCGCCGGTTCGCTGATCGGTTCGGGGCTCGACACGGCGATGTTCTTCTCCTTCGCCTTCGCACCGTCCTTCGTCTTCCTCGGTCCGAACGACAGCTTCGCGCTCGAAGCCGCGCCTCTGCTCGGCCTCATGGCCCTCGATGCGCCACGCTGGATTTCCTGGGCACTCGGTGATCTTGCCGTGAAGATTTTGTGCGGTATCGTCCTGCTGCTGCCCTATGGCGCGCTGATGAGCGTCATCAAACCGATGCCGGCGGCCAAAGCCACCGCGTGA
- a CDS encoding J domain-containing protein: MDAMKLDSKYFDRIRTRRKPEARVEPSAPMCQWDGCDKTGVHRAPVGRNAEGEYFMFCFEHVKEYNKGYNYFSGLSDTEIARYQKEAVTGHRPTWTVGVNKSARNGPTQSQMRSGSAGAQARMRDPFGFFNEARARSARHEPRLRKLKTLEAKAFETLGLAASATSADIKAAYKELVKKHHPDANGGDRGSEDRFRAVIQAYQLLKQAGFC, encoded by the coding sequence ATGGATGCCATGAAGCTCGATTCAAAATACTTTGATCGCATCCGCACGCGCCGCAAGCCAGAGGCGCGCGTGGAGCCGTCTGCGCCCATGTGCCAGTGGGACGGCTGCGACAAGACCGGCGTGCATCGGGCTCCCGTCGGCCGCAATGCCGAGGGCGAATATTTCATGTTCTGCTTCGAGCACGTGAAGGAATACAACAAGGGGTACAATTATTTCTCCGGGCTCTCGGACACGGAGATCGCGCGCTACCAGAAGGAAGCGGTTACCGGGCATCGTCCCACCTGGACGGTCGGTGTCAACAAGAGTGCCCGCAACGGCCCGACGCAATCCCAGATGCGCTCCGGCAGCGCGGGCGCACAGGCGCGCATGCGCGATCCGTTCGGCTTCTTCAACGAGGCGCGGGCCCGATCGGCGCGGCACGAGCCGCGGCTGCGCAAACTGAAGACGCTCGAGGCCAAGGCCTTCGAAACGCTTGGGCTTGCCGCCTCGGCGACCTCCGCCGATATCAAGGCCGCCTACAAGGAACTCGTCAAGAAACACCACCCCGATGCGAATGGCGGAGACAGAGGCTCGGAAGACCGTTTTCGGGCCGTGATTCAAGCCTATCAATTGTTAAAACAGGCTGGTTTCTGCTAA
- the aroB gene encoding 3-dehydroquinate synthase, translating into MNNHATPAERRVRVNLGDRSYDILIGPGLIAAAGREIASRLKGRRMAVITDENVAPRYLEPLMASLKESGIDAVSLILPAGEKTKSFEQLIPVCDAILAARIERNDAVIALGGGVIGDLTGFAAGIVRRGSRFIQIPTSLLAQVDSSVGGKTGINSPHGKNLIGVFHQPDLVLADTDVLDTLSPREFRAGYAEVAKYGLIDKPEFFDWLERNWQAVFSGGAARIEAIAVSCQAKADVVAADERENGLRALLNLGHTFGHALEAATEYDSRRLVHGEGVAIGMVLAHQFSARMNLASPDDARRVEAHLAAVGLPTLMADIPGDLPPAERLMEAIAQDKKVKGGKLTFILTRGIGQSFVADDVPASEVLGFLKEKHPR; encoded by the coding sequence ATGAACAATCATGCGACGCCCGCCGAGCGCAGGGTCCGGGTGAACCTCGGAGACCGTTCCTATGACATTCTCATCGGCCCCGGCCTGATTGCCGCGGCGGGCAGGGAAATCGCGTCCCGCCTCAAGGGCCGCCGGATGGCGGTGATCACGGATGAAAACGTGGCACCACGCTATCTGGAGCCGCTGATGGCGAGCCTGAAGGAGAGCGGCATCGACGCCGTCTCGCTCATTCTGCCCGCAGGCGAGAAGACCAAGAGCTTCGAGCAGCTGATCCCGGTGTGCGATGCCATTCTCGCCGCGAGAATCGAGCGCAATGACGCGGTGATCGCGCTTGGCGGCGGCGTGATCGGCGATCTGACCGGCTTTGCGGCCGGCATTGTGCGGCGCGGTTCGCGCTTCATCCAGATCCCGACCTCGCTCCTGGCGCAGGTCGATTCCTCCGTCGGCGGCAAGACCGGCATCAACTCGCCGCACGGCAAGAACCTGATCGGCGTCTTCCACCAGCCGGATCTCGTGCTCGCCGACACGGACGTCCTCGATACGCTGAGCCCACGCGAGTTTCGCGCCGGCTATGCCGAGGTTGCCAAATACGGCCTGATCGACAAGCCGGAATTCTTCGACTGGCTCGAGCGCAACTGGCAGGCGGTCTTCTCCGGGGGCGCGGCGCGCATCGAGGCTATTGCCGTCAGTTGTCAGGCCAAGGCCGACGTCGTCGCCGCGGACGAGCGCGAGAACGGCCTGCGTGCGCTGCTCAATCTCGGCCACACCTTCGGCCACGCCCTGGAAGCCGCGACCGAATACGACAGCCGCAGGCTCGTGCATGGGGAAGGCGTTGCGATCGGCATGGTCCTGGCGCACCAGTTTTCCGCCCGGATGAACCTTGCAAGCCCCGACGATGCGCGGCGCGTCGAAGCCCACCTCGCGGCGGTCGGACTGCCGACGCTGATGGCCGATATTCCCGGCGACCTTCCGCCGGCCGAGCGGCTGATGGAGGCGATCGCCCAGGACAAGAAGGTCAAGGGCGGCAAGCTCACTTTCATCCTGACTCGAGGCATCGGCCAGTCCTTCGTCGCCGACGACGTTCCGGCTTCGGAGGTGCTGGGCTTCCTCAAGGAAAAGCATCCGCGATGA
- the rpmB gene encoding 50S ribosomal protein L28 translates to MSRSCELTGKGVQSGHNVSHANNKTKRKFLPNLCNVTLISDALGQRFRLRVSAAALRSVEHRGGLDAFLLKADENELSMRARLLRRQIVKKAAAAA, encoded by the coding sequence ATGTCCCGTAGTTGCGAATTGACCGGCAAGGGCGTCCAGTCGGGTCACAATGTGAGCCACGCCAACAACAAGACGAAGCGCAAGTTCCTGCCGAACCTGTGCAATGTCACGCTGATCTCGGATGCGCTCGGCCAGCGTTTCCGCCTGCGCGTCTCCGCTGCGGCTCTCCGTTCGGTCGAACACCGCGGCGGTCTCGACGCCTTCCTGCTGAAGGCCGACGAGAACGAGCTGAGCATGCGCGCTCGCCTGCTGCGCCGCCAGATCGTCAAGAAGGCTGCCGCAGCCGCCTGA